The window AACAGTGagtgtaaaatgtgtttcacTTTCAATGACAACACCTGGATTAACTGTCTGAGTCCTCAGCTGGTGACTGTGAGGTgataacacataaaacacacacacatgctaacacacacacacatgctaacacacacacacataaatggTTTGCAGCAAAGCCAAATAAAGATACAAAacttctactgaaggtgtaaaTATGTGTAACTTTAAAACACTTCCTCACTTCAGTGTCTTAAAGGCGCTGAACCAGATAAAACATCCACATCCTAAAGATTCActctgatgagtttataagtgtgtttaacaactttcagaggcaacagcggagttttgtcatcactgtgcaacaactagcatgctaacagcactaTTTACTGGTTCACAGAGGttaaaaacactggacagcGTGCAGTGGCCTCATTTCAACCCAAAGAGcaacttttacaatatatctgtgctgtgatgggatttttattattattattattattttttattttattgtgtacagcccctttaagtaGAAAATTGAAAtccaagtatttttatttgttctaaAGAATACCATATCCCCGAACAGAATTAGCCAAAACCTTTCAAAACTAAATTTGCCATGTGAAGaacactaaaatattaaaaacacaaaagtttcTTTTAGTAACATGTCCCCTTTAATGTCACATCTCACCTTCAAAATCCACTGTCCCGTCCCCGTTGTTGTCCGCCTCTCTCACCACCGCCTCGATCTCTTTCCGGTTGGTGTGTTCACCCAAAAGTTTCATcatggcatgtttcagctcatcGATAGTAATCGAGCCGTCTCCATCGATATCAaactaaaaagataaaaaaaaaaacaaaaaaaacaacaaatgaacatgtgcacgtttgagtaatctttaaacTCTTGTATCGAGgacgtcattgctctgatcacCGCCTGATTTCACTGACACTGATTTATTGGCTCAGTTTCATTGGCAGTTAGGTCTGCTACGTTTAAGTGCACGCCAGGAAAAACGAATAACTGGCCCTGTCCAATTTAAACCGATTTCTCAAAACGAACACAAACCCGGGAGCTACGATTGCGGATTGTGGTGTCGCGGTTTAAATCTCCCAGATCCAAATGACACATCTGGAAAAGCTGATACCTCCTCAGATACTCACTGCATGTGGCACAACAGCACAGTCTGATTTACATTAGGCGCTGATTAGGAGAGTCATTCAACTGTTCAGAGGATAAAACAACCAGGAAAATATCAACATGTGCAGTATTTGGACGTGTAGTCGCTCTTTTTAGATCAGCAAAGACGACAAACTACCATTTCTTACTGTGGACTAGGacatgctgttttgttttggtccactatgttaaagtgaaagtaaaatgtaaaccCTCTTTGTGCTGCTGAGAGCAAataatgtctgaaaatcaaatacttaaCTAGGCTACTTGACACACCTGAACGCCTCGTGGCTCCCATTCACTCCTTCTTGGTTCTTTGACCTTCTGCAGCCTGGGACATGTGCGTTCTGAGTGTTTTTTGGGGATTAATTTGGTTGTTTATCGccctctgtgttctctgtgcGTGAAGCGTGCTGAGTGTGAGTGTATCTTTATAGAGAATCTCCACTCACCTCTTTAAATGCATCCTTGAGCTCCTTTAAGCCAATCATCCCTGCTGTTTCAGCCAGGAGCTTTGGTGTCATTAACTCCACGAAGTCTTCAAAATCCACCCGCCCGCCCACTGCAACCGGAGAAAATTAATACGGATTTGAAGCAGACATGAGCCAAATGAGTCTAGACGTGGACTGGAGAGAAATGTAGTTGTAGTATATGGTCACACAACATACACTGGAGGTCACACACGATACACTGGAGGTCACACAACATACACTGGAGGTCACACACGATACACTGGAGGTCACACAACATACACTGGAGGTCACACACGATACACTGAAGATAACACGTGATACACTCGGTTACTGACATCTTATTTACAGTGATTAAGGTTTTATATCAGATGCCCTATCCTGGTTTATTTAGTGAGGCTTGGGTTcagcagaggagtgtgtgtttgtggtttgTTGTGATTGtggtttgttgtgtttgtggtttGTTGTGATTGTGGTTTGTTGTATTGATGGATCTAATTTCACTACAATGTACTGTTGTAAATAAAGAAAACCAATGATTCACCAATGTTCCCCAGTGTGGCATTGCTTTACTGtgggcagtggtggaacataacaaagtaaaagtagtaaagtactgtacttaagtacacattttaggtatctgcactttacttaagtaaatattaaagtggatactttttacttttacttcactacatttgagagaaagtatctgtagtatctgtacttggACTATGgagggtttgtttttaacacgatcatagtttgagcaacaaaaatataaaattcaaaatatgtaGAAAAAATGATTGATGCacttgtttctactgaacaaaattcaacacaaatattGATCAAAATCAGGACATTTGAAGCCTCATAAGACCTCaacatctgtgcaaaatacttttactttttactctttaagtacatttttatacaggtgcagtagattttttcacatgatacttttagttgagtatattttttactccagtgtctgtacttttacttaagtaacaaaactgagtacttttaTCCACCACTGACTTTTCCAGCCAATGTAAGAACATTCCACCGAGAAAAACAAGTGGCAGACTCTCCTCCACAAATGTTACACAGTTCATCTTTAAATACGGAGCCATCATTTTAGAATAAAACCATCTAACAGCCTCAGTCAAGTGATGAGACATTTGTGAACACGTCTGCT of the Periophthalmus magnuspinnatus isolate fPerMag1 chromosome 8, fPerMag1.2.pri, whole genome shotgun sequence genome contains:
- the cabp5b gene encoding calcium-binding protein 5b, coding for MSLKQPCIFLRGATKRHRRLTNDEIDELREAFVEFDKDKDGYISCKDLGNLMRTMGYMPTEMELIELSQNINMNLGGRVDFEDFVELMTPKLLAETAGMIGLKELKDAFKEFDIDGDGSITIDELKHAMMKLLGEHTNRKEIEAVVREADNNGDGTVDFEEFVRMMSQK